From Caldilineales bacterium:
AGGTCTGGGCATCCAGGCACTGGAGATCGTTGAGCGAGCCGACCCCGCGCCAGACGATGTCCCAGGCGCCGGGAGCAGCGGCGGCGGTGGGGCTGCCGGGGGCGGTGGGGCTGCCGGGGGCGGTAGGGCTGCCGGCGGCGGTAATGCTGCCGGGGGCGCTGCTCGCCACCGGCGCCAGCCAGGCAAAAAGGAGAGCACAAAGGCCGAAGAGGATGCGGGTGCGATGGATCATAGGTGGTGCGGGGGTGACGAGGTGGTGAAGGAGGGCTACACCAGTCAGGTTTTGCAAAACCTGACTGGTGTGATGGGCAGTATCTCAGAAGCAGATGACAGCAAGCTGAAAAACACGCCGCTGCGTGATGAAGCTTTTTTCAGAGTGCCGGGTCAGGGTGTTATCTTGCGCAGGAGCGGCAGATAAAGACGACTGGGTGTGGCTGTGGCGGTTGGAGTGGGCGAAGGCGTGGCGGTTGGGGTGGGGGTGTCGGTCGGCGTGGGGGTGAGGCTGGCCGTAGGCGAGGGGGTGGGGGTGTCGGTCGGCGTCGAGGTGGTGGTTGCCGTTGGGGTGGGCGTGGCCGTAGCCGTGGGCGATGCCGTCGGCGTCGGCGTCTCGGTGGGCGTGGGTGTGGGCGAGGGGGTGGGTGTGGCCGGTCGCGGCTGCAACGAGAAGCGGACGGTCAGTTGCGGTCGGCGGTCGGGGCTGGGGTGCTCGCCGCTGGCAGCATGCAACTCGCGAGCGCCGCCGGTGGGCAGCAACAGCAGGCCGAAGTTGCCATCGGGTTGGGCCAGCCAGCTTTGGGCCGCCGCGGTCACATCCCATTGCACATGGGCGTTGGCCGGCAGGCTGCTGAGGGTCTTGCTGTCGAGCACGGCCGGGTCGTAATCGACGCCCGCCTGCCGTGCGCCCACCAGCCCCCAGCTTTGGCCCAGCGCCGGCTTGCTCCAGGTGCCGGTGCGTTCGTCCCACGGCTTCAGCAGACGGTGGGCGGCGATGCTCAGCGATGGCTCCAGACGGCTGTTGTTGACGGCGAGATCGAGGGTCGCCTGCTCGACCTGCGCCCCGTGCGGCAGACCGGTCAAGTCGAAGCGCAACACGGCATCAGCATAGACCTGGCCGAAGTTGTAGATCATCTTCAGGTTTTCTTCAGTCCCGCGCGGGGTGTTTCCGGTCTGGTCGCTCCATCGCTCCAGATAGGTGTCGGAGGCCCCCAGATAGCCGCCGGAACCCTCCTGGTACACCACCTGGTCGCTCAGCAGCCGGATCGTCCCGAACGAGCCGGGGTTGGCGTCGAGGCGACGGCCTTCGAGCAGCAGGCTGTGGGCGCTGCCGCTCTCATCGGCGCCGGTCAGGGCCAGGTTGAGGCCGATGCCATCGCCAGCGGCGAAATCGAGGCGGTGGAGCGATGTGGCCGGGATGGCAAGCTCGGCCGTCCAGCCGCTGGCGGTGCGGCTCACGGCGGCGTGGAAGTGGCTGCTCTGGTCGGGGTGGAGGCTGTCGGTCAGGGTTCCGTCGGCCAGAAGGGTCAGCAGGTGGTCGTCGTCGCCGCCCCAGAGGTTATCGTCCAGGCCATCGAGGGCGATCTGGATGCTGTCCGAGCCGGGAACGATGGCGGGGTCGCTGATCTCGGTCAGGAGGTAGAGGGTGGGGAAGATCCAACGGCTGGTGAAGGTGGCGCTCAGTTCGTCGGGGCCGGGTGCGGGGTCGGGGCCGAGCACGGCGCTGGCGGTGGCGGCATCCAGCCGCAACTCGCCGCCCTGTCGCCAATCGCCTGCCTGACCGTCGATGACGATGGACTCTGGCTGGCTGTAGCTGCCCAGCGTGCGCCCTGGCCCTGTGAAGCGGATGATATGGGCGTTGTAGGCTGCGCCCAGGCCGCGTGTCGGGCCGGCGAAGGCCAGCTTGGAGATGTTGACCCCGTCCGGCAGGCTGCTGTCCACCGCCTCCCAACTGGCCCCGCCGCTATCTGTGTAGAGCAGGGAGGCCCCATCGCCTGCGGCCCAGCCATGAAGCGTGTCGAACATGACGATGGCGTTGAGCAGGGCAGTGCCCGCCGGCACCGGCTGGAAGGCCCAGGTGTCGCCGCCATCTTCGGTGTGGGCAATGCTGCCCGTCACCGGCGCCGGGCAGTCTTTGCCCGTGCAGCCCGCCAGCCAGACGTGATCGACCTCGCCATCGGCATCGGCATCCTGAGCAGAAATGGCAGCGAAGAAGCCCGTAGCCAGGGCGGGATCGATCACGCGCAGCCAGGAGCGGCCGCCGTTGGTGGTCACACGGTAGGAATAGTTGCGCAGCGCGGCCCAGCCGTGGGTGGCGTTGACCATGCCGAACTCGGTGATCGGGTTGTCGCCGTTGGTGACGCCGTTGTTCCAGACCTGGCCGCCGTTGGTGGTGTACCAGGCCGCATACTTGCCCGTATCATCGGTGTTGGTGCCCATGAGGGCGTTCTGCGCATCCTGCATGAGCAGGTCATAGACCGGCCGGCCGACGCCGGGCGCGGTCTGAAACTGCCAGGAGGCGCCGCCGTTGGTGGTGGCATACATGCGGCCATAGCGCCCACCTACCGTGCAGTGATCGGCATCGGCGCAGGAAACGGCCATGAAGTAGGGGTCCGAGGCGTTGGGCAGGATCCCCACCTGCTGCCAGGCCCAGGTCTCGCCGCCGTCGGTCGTCTTGCCCAGGCTGGATTCGTGCCCGACCACATAGCCGACATCCTCGGTGGGGAAAGCGACGTCTTCCAGGTGCGGGGTCGGGCCAAAATCGCCGGCGCTGCGGTCGAAACTGACGCCGTCGCTGCTGTGCCGGATCCACCAGCCGTGGGCGCCGGTGTCGGGCGAGAAATTGACGCCGCCCGCCGCCCACAGCTCGCTCGCTCCCCCTGCCCACACGGCCCCCGCCGTCCGTCTGCCCAGGATGCCAGGGCTGCGCACCGTCCAGCCGCTGCCGTTCCAGACGGCCACCGCCCCATCCGCCGCCCCCAGGAGGCCGGTCGCACCGCTGAAATGCACATCGAGAATATCGACGGCCAGCCCGGTGGATACCGTTTCCCAACTGGCCCCGCCGTTGGTGGTGCGGATCATGTGGCCGGCCTGGCCCGCGGCCCAACCCTGTTGAGGACTGCTGAAATGCAGGCTGTAGAGATTGGCCCAGCCGGGGAAGGGCGTAGAGACGGGCGCCCAACTGGCCCCGCCGCTGGTGGTGCGCAGCAGGGTGCTCTTGGCTCCCACCGCCCAGCCGGTAGCAGAATCAAGAAACTGGAGGTCGTGGAGGTCTTGTGTCGTCCCGGAGGATTGCGCCGCCCAACTCGCCCCGCCATCCGTGCTGTGGAAGATGCTCCCTCCTTTCCCCGCCGCCCAAACCTGGCCCCCCGCCAGGGTGCTGACCGCCAGCAGATCGCCCGCGCCCGGAACCGACCCCGCCTGCCAACTGGCCCCGCCATCTTGCGTGCGCAGGGTGACGCCGCCGCCGCCCACGGCAAGGCCGCGGCTGAGGCCGTCGAAGGCGAGGGCCTTGAGGTCGGCGGTGGTGGGGGCCTGGAACTGCCAGGTGGCGCCGGCGTCGGTCGTCTTCAGGGCCAGGCCGGCCTCGCCCACGGCCAGGCAGATGCCGGCCGCCGGGCAGACCAGATCGCTGACGCTGCCCGACCCGCGCCAGACCGTCTCCCAGGCGCCGGGCGCAGCCGATGGGGCGGCGGGGCGGCTGGGGTGGGCCGGGCGAGCGACGACGGCGGCGGCGGCGGCGCCGAGAAGGACGATGAGGGTGAGAAGCAGAGAAAGTCGTTTCATGGTTGGCGAAGGGGTGTGAGATGGCAACAAAAGACCGGCGCCGTGGTCGCGCCGGTCGGCTGTAGGATTATGATGGGGGATGGGGGCGTGTTTCTTGTTCCGGGTTCCGGGTTCCGGGTTCCGCGTTCCGTGGTGCGGGGGCCGGGGGGGTCAGGCGGTGCGCAGGTGGGCTTCCAGCCAGGCGGCTTCGTCGGGGCTGAGCGGGGGCGCGGGCGGCTGGGTGTAATCCAGCAGGTTCTCGTAGCCCACCAGCTCGAAACAGGCATCGATGGCGGCTTGCAGGTCGAGGGTCACGTCCGGGTCGGGCGGCAGCAGGGGGACGGGCACCACCGGCAGGCGTTCATCCAACTGCACCGGCCAGACTTCGGTGATCGGCCGGCGCTGGAAACGGCTGAGGTAGATGTAGTAAGGGGCAGCCGGCAGGTCGCCTTCGACGACGATGCGATGCCCGCGGCGGATGAGGTCGATTTCGAGCAGATGGGTGGGCGTTTTCAGCAGTTCCTGGCGGCGTTCGTGGAACTCGCGCGCACCCTCGCCCAGCTTGTTGACCGGCGAAAGGATGTCGATGGCCGTTACCAAACGGCGGTTGGCCGTGTCGCGGATTTCCAGGCCGAGCACGGGCACTTCCTCGCCGACAGGGCTGATGACTTCCAAGGGTGTCATGAAAGTGCGGACGGCTTCGCGTGTGGCCGGGGACGGCATCACTGGCATCCTGCTCGTCTCGGGCGGGCGCACGACATGTACATCTGGGTAGAGAAGACGAGTAACGCTCTCGATACCGAGGATGGTGGGGAACGGCCGGTTCAGAACATAGCGTTTTTCGAGTAGGGCGACATATTTCGGGCGCAGAGAAGGCATCAGTTGGGCGCGGATGGTTCCAGCCAGGGTCTCGTGGAACTCCTGCCACATTTCGCTTTCAAGATAGGGATCCATGCCAGGGAATGGAGATGGCATTTTTGCCTCCGTCGTGTGGGTGGAGGGCCGCCCGGCCGGCCGGGCGGCGCGTGAGGACGCAGCCCCATTGTATAACAAGCCCCGCCAAGAGTTCACATCCCCAGGATGGCCTGCACCTTCGCCAGCAGCGCTTCCTTGTAGCGGGCGCCCTGCAACCACTGGCCCCCCGGCGAGCTGTTCGCTTCTACCTCGCTCCGGCCCTTCACGTCTTCGGGCGCCAGCTTGCGAATGCTGATCAGCCAGGCGATCAGATCGGCGGCGGCATTCAGTTGGGCCTCGACCGGCGGCGCCGAATTGAAGGTGCCGATCAGGGCGATGCCGATGCTGTCGGCGTTCACGGCTTCGCTCGTACACTGCGCCGTCACTGCCTCCAGTGGCTGCGTCCATGAGATCACGCCGGTCTCGTGGACGGTGAAATGGTAGCTGATCCCCGGCAACCCGCGACGGCTGATCTGGCCCTGGGCGATGGCGTCGGGCGTGGCCGCGGTCGAGGTGACGGTGTGGTGGACGATGAGGCGGTGGATGGCGTCGGCCACGCGCAGGGGATAGCGCCGGGAGGGGTCGGGGTGCTGGGGCAGGGCGGCGCGCAGATCGACCAGGGCCGGCTGGGGCGCCTTGCCGGTGGTGGGCAGGGCGCCGACCTTGACCTGGAGGGCCTGGGTATCGGCCAGCAGGGTGGCCAGGGTGGGGGCCAGGCCGGCTTTGCTCTGGGCGGCGGCGACATCGGCCGTCACACGGCTTTGCAGAGCCGGGAGGGTGGCGGCGGCGGCGTCGGCCTGACCGAAGTCGGGCTGGAGCGCCCGCAGCTCGGCGTCGAGTTGGCGGGTCGCGACCAGCAGGGCCGGCGCTTCGCCGCCAGTGTGGCCGTCCAGCCTCCGCGCCAAGGCCGCCAGCCGGTCGAGTTCGGTCTGGGCGGCGGCGGTCAGGCCGGGCTTGCCGGCCAGGGCGGCCACGGCCGGCGCCAACAGTGTTTGCACGCGCTCGCTCTGCGGCGGCAGGCCATCGGCCACGGCCCTGGCCTGGGTGAGGCTGGTGGCCAGGTGCGACAGGCGGGCGATGAGGGTGTCTTTGTCGCCGGTCTGGGGCGGTGGGGGCGGGGGCGGCGGTGGGGGCGGCGGCGGGCCGCCGGAGGCAAGCTGCTGGATGCGGTTCATCAACAGGATGGCCTGGCCCTGGTTGTCCTCGCCCAGGTGCCGGAAGCTCGTCCAGCGGCCGCTATGGCCGACGCTGAACAGACAGCAGCCGATCACATAGGCGTCCTTGCTCAATTCGTCGTTGTACCAGGCCAGCGCCGCCCAGTATTGGTCTTCGGTCAGGGTTGCGGTCGGGTTGAGCCAGCCTTCGTCGGGTTGGCCGGGGTTGCCATAGGCTTGCGTCAGCCCGGCTTCGGTGATGATGACCCGGTGGCGGTCGCCGTAGCGGGCGCGGATGCCCTCCATACAGGTGCGATAGAAGGTGGCGGCGGTGTGCACGCCCGCCCCTGGTTTCAGCGACGGCCAGCCGTATTCGTGAAAGCCCAGGTAGGTGAAGGTTTCCAGGGTGTGCGGGAACCAGTCGAGATAGTGGTCGGGGCGGATGTAGTTGCCGGCGGCGAAGTTGAAGGCCACCGCCTCCAGCCCCTCGGTCTGCAGTCGCTGGTGGAAGGCGACCTGGAAGGCGTCGTAGGCCGGGGCGCGGCGCCGGAACTGGGCATCGACGGCAAAGTTGGGGAAGGAGGCCGGGCCGCGCAGCCCCTCGTTCAGGCTCATCCAGGCGTCGATCAGGAGCCGGCCGTTGGCGCCTTTCTCTTTGGCCATGCCGAAGTCGTAGCGGATGATCTCCTCGGCCAACTCGCGCCCGCGCGCCGCCGGGTCGGCGCTGTCCAGCCAGGCATCCTGGACGCTCGGCTCCTTGAAGATGCGCCCGATTACGAACGAATCGGGGGTGAGGTCGCGGCGGATCTCGTGCAGCAGGCCGCGATCCTGGGCGTGCAGGAGGATGACCGGGGGTTTGACCTGGCGCAGGGCCTCGCGCATGAAGGGGACGATGGTGACTTCGAGGTAGAAACCGAGTTTGTGCATAGTCTCAGCCTGGGGAGGGCCGGGTGAGCGGGTGGGAGGCGATGGCTCTGTCGCCGCCGCCGTTCATCCGCTCGCGGGCAGGGATGGTTCCGGCGCCGGCCGGGCTTGGGCGGCCGGCCGGCGGCTGCGGGCCGCCATCTCGGGAAAGAGCGCTTCCTCCACCCGCGGGCGGGGATAGGCCTCGGCCCGCGGCGGCGATTCGGGGCCGACATGGGCGGCAATCCAGGCGGGGGGGATGTACCAGGCATCGTCCAACGGCTCGTCGGCGGCCAGGGCGCTCATCGCCGCCAGGGCGGGCGGCTGTTCGCCCGGCCAGGGCGTGTTGGCCGCGGCCAGCGCCTCCAGGAGGGCTTTGGTGGCGGCCTCCGACTCTCCGGCCAACCGCTGCACCTGGCAGCCGTTGGCTCGCAGGCGCGCTTCGTCGGCGCCGCTGACGCCGGCGACGCCGCCGACGATCAGCACCCGCTGCGCCTGCATCGCCTGTTCGACATCGAAGCCGTGGCTGGGGCGGAAGGCGGCAATGTAGGCGCGGGCGCTGGCATAGTCGGCCTCGGCCCAGGCCTGGCCGTGATCCCAGAACAAGAGGTAGAAGGGGTTGGGTTTGGCGGCGCGGATGGCCTGGACCCGCTGGTGCAGGGTGTTCTTCCAGGTGGCGGCCGCCAGCCATTGGTCGCCAGGGCAGGCCGTCTGCGCCTGAGGAACCTCTTTGTGGCCGATGATTTTCTGGATGTCGGTGATCGCCAGTTCCTGCATCAGCCAGGCGATGAGCCGGCAGGCGCTTTCGAACTGGGCCGGCGTGGGCAGGTTGCCGTTCATG
This genomic window contains:
- a CDS encoding DUF4058 family protein; translation: MDPYLESEMWQEFHETLAGTIRAQLMPSLRPKYVALLEKRYVLNRPFPTILGIESVTRLLYPDVHVVRPPETSRMPVMPSPATREAVRTFMTPLEVISPVGEEVPVLGLEIRDTANRRLVTAIDILSPVNKLGEGAREFHERRQELLKTPTHLLEIDLIRRGHRIVVEGDLPAAPYYIYLSRFQRRPITEVWPVQLDERLPVVPVPLLPPDPDVTLDLQAAIDACFELVGYENLLDYTQPPAPPLSPDEAAWLEAHLRTA
- a CDS encoding N-acetylmuramoyl-L-alanine amidase, coding for MHKLGFYLEVTIVPFMREALRQVKPPVILLHAQDRGLLHEIRRDLTPDSFVIGRIFKEPSVQDAWLDSADPAARGRELAEEIIRYDFGMAKEKGANGRLLIDAWMSLNEGLRGPASFPNFAVDAQFRRRAPAYDAFQVAFHQRLQTEGLEAVAFNFAAGNYIRPDHYLDWFPHTLETFTYLGFHEYGWPSLKPGAGVHTAATFYRTCMEGIRARYGDRHRVIITEAGLTQAYGNPGQPDEGWLNPTATLTEDQYWAALAWYNDELSKDAYVIGCCLFSVGHSGRWTSFRHLGEDNQGQAILLMNRIQQLASGGPPPPPPPPPPPPPQTGDKDTLIARLSHLATSLTQARAVADGLPPQSERVQTLLAPAVAALAGKPGLTAAAQTELDRLAALARRLDGHTGGEAPALLVATRQLDAELRALQPDFGQADAAAATLPALQSRVTADVAAAQSKAGLAPTLATLLADTQALQVKVGALPTTGKAPQPALVDLRAALPQHPDPSRRYPLRVADAIHRLIVHHTVTSTAATPDAIAQGQISRRGLPGISYHFTVHETGVISWTQPLEAVTAQCTSEAVNADSIGIALIGTFNSAPPVEAQLNAAADLIAWLISIRKLAPEDVKGRSEVEANSSPGGQWLQGARYKEALLAKVQAILGM
- a CDS encoding DNRLRE domain-containing protein, with amino-acid sequence MKRLSLLLTLIVLLGAAAAAVVARPAHPSRPAAPSAAPGAWETVWRGSGSVSDLVCPAAGICLAVGEAGLALKTTDAGATWQFQAPTTADLKALAFDGLSRGLAVGGGGVTLRTQDGGASWQAGSVPGAGDLLAVSTLAGGQVWAAGKGGSIFHSTDGGASWAAQSSGTTQDLHDLQFLDSATGWAVGAKSTLLRTTSGGASWAPVSTPFPGWANLYSLHFSSPQQGWAAGQAGHMIRTTNGGASWETVSTGLAVDILDVHFSGATGLLGAADGAVAVWNGSGWTVRSPGILGRRTAGAVWAGGASELWAAGGVNFSPDTGAHGWWIRHSSDGVSFDRSAGDFGPTPHLEDVAFPTEDVGYVVGHESSLGKTTDGGETWAWQQVGILPNASDPYFMAVSCADADHCTVGGRYGRMYATTNGGASWQFQTAPGVGRPVYDLLMQDAQNALMGTNTDDTGKYAAWYTTNGGQVWNNGVTNGDNPITEFGMVNATHGWAALRNYSYRVTTNGGRSWLRVIDPALATGFFAAISAQDADADGEVDHVWLAGCTGKDCPAPVTGSIAHTEDGGDTWAFQPVPAGTALLNAIVMFDTLHGWAAGDGASLLYTDSGGASWEAVDSSLPDGVNISKLAFAGPTRGLGAAYNAHIIRFTGPGRTLGSYSQPESIVIDGQAGDWRQGGELRLDAATASAVLGPDPAPGPDELSATFTSRWIFPTLYLLTEISDPAIVPGSDSIQIALDGLDDNLWGGDDDHLLTLLADGTLTDSLHPDQSSHFHAAVSRTASGWTAELAIPATSLHRLDFAAGDGIGLNLALTGADESGSAHSLLLEGRRLDANPGSFGTIRLLSDQVVYQEGSGGYLGASDTYLERWSDQTGNTPRGTEENLKMIYNFGQVYADAVLRFDLTGLPHGAQVEQATLDLAVNNSRLEPSLSIAAHRLLKPWDERTGTWSKPALGQSWGLVGARQAGVDYDPAVLDSKTLSSLPANAHVQWDVTAAAQSWLAQPDGNFGLLLLPTGGARELHAASGEHPSPDRRPQLTVRFSLQPRPATPTPSPTPTPTETPTPTASPTATATPTPTATTTSTPTDTPTPSPTASLTPTPTDTPTPTATPSPTPTATATPSRLYLPLLRKITP